The Desulfotignum phosphitoxidans DSM 13687 genomic sequence CGTCGAAAGACTACTTCAAGAATGGGAACCATTTACAATTGACACTTTTGATGCAGCTGAAGATTTGCTAAGTTCAATTTTTGGACGACCACATATAAAATATGGTGGTGGAATTGATACTGACTCCTGGGTTGAAAACAAAGATGAATATTGGGGAATTTCAGAGGAGTTTAATACGAAATTAACAAAAGAATGGGAAGAATTTTGTGATGAGTTGATATATAAAAACCGTTTTTTCCCTTCTACTTGTCCAAATTTAAAAATGCTTTGCAGTTCTAATATCTTAAACACATGCTATCCTAAAGGCCAAAAATTTTATAGAGCAAGAGTTTGTAGAGAACCTAAAAAAATTGAACCTAAAAAAATGGGAGCACCTCCTATCAATTGCAGTAAGAACGGAAGGGCTAACCCGAAAGGGATTCCATATTTATACTTGGCCTCTGATTTATATACCGCAATCTATGAGATTCACCCAAATATCAATAGCTTCATAACAATTGGAGTTTTTAAAGCAATTGATGAACTTTCAATATTTGATTTAACTAGTCCTAGGATAGAGGATCCATTGGTACATGGTTATGATCTTGCAAATATTATTCAAAATTTAGCGTTCTTTAGAATGCTCGGAGATCAATTGTCTATTCCTATTGATAAAGAAAATACAGATCTACAATACATTCCTTCTCAGTATTTATGCGAATTTATAAAAAATGAAGGGTATGATGGAATTGCATACAAAAGTTCAATTGGGAAAGGACACAATGTCGCTCTTTTCCAAAACACCAAAACTAAATGTACACGCTCGTACCTTTATAAAATTGATGCTAACCCTGAAAAAATTAATAAATATTAATTGGTTATTAATTTTTTGTAAATGAAAAACTCGTGCATGTATCTTCCCGCTTACCGATAATGTTGACTTACTCTATCGGAAATGTCTTTAAAAATGGTTCTGCAATCTCAGCGTGGCATCCTGTATTTGAAATTTTCCATGATATTTTTATAAAATAGTTCAAAATTTCCAAAATTTCTGTCCACCACGTCCATAGTGTCCATAGCGTCCACGACAAACCACAATATGCTGTGGTATTTCATGGACCATGGCACGATATACATTAGAAAGAATCAATCAGAAGATCGCTCTCTGGGAAGCTGCCGACGATGCGGTGAGCACCGGGCAGCAGTACAGCATGGGCGGCCGCACCCTGACCCGGGCGGATGCGGATTATATCGATAAAAAGCTGGACCGGCTGTATGCGGAAAAAGACCGGATTCTGAACCGCACCGGCCGAATTGTGGCCATGCAGGGACGGGTGGCCAGATGACCGGTAACCCGCCTGTTTTGTATGGTCCGGACAACCGGCCCCTGCCGCCGGCCGGTCCCAATCCGTTTGGATCTTACGAAGTATCCCGCACCGCTGCTGGCCTCCGGGGCACCCTGTCCAACTGGCTGGTGGCCCGGAACACCAAATACTCCGCACGCCGGGAACGCCAGGTGGTGGCGGACCGGGCCGAAGACCTGGCAGCCAATGATACACATGCCGCCTCCAGCATCGATTCCATTACTGTCAACACGGTCGGCACGGGACTTATGCCCCAGTCCCGGCCCAATGCCAAGGTGCTGGGATGGACCGATGAAGAAAGCCGGGAGTTTCAGGCCCAGGCGGAATGGGCCTGGCACATCTGGCAGGGAGAAAGCGATGCGGCCGGCCGGCTGACATTCTGGCAGAACACCCTGGTGGCCCTGCGGACCCTGCTGGTCAAAGGAGAGTTTTTCCGGCTCCCCCTCATGATCGATGCGCCCGGCCGGACCTTTTCCCTATCGCTGCAGTCGGTGGACCCGCTCCGGGTCTATACCCCCAACGATTTCACCTGGAAAAACAATATCAAGGACGGCGTGGAGTTCGGCCGGTATGGAGAGGCCGTTGCCTACTGGATCGCCAACCCGGATGACGGGTTTGTCAGCATGGATCTGCCTTCGGCCAACTTCTCCCGGACCCCGGCCCGGGTTGGCCACCGGCCCGGAGCGATTCACACCTTTGTGTCCAAATCTGAAGAGCAGAACCGGGGCGTGTCCGTCCTGGCCCCGTCCATGAAATTTTTCAAAGACCTCAACGATTATCTGGATTTCGAACTGGTGGGGGCCATCATTGCTTCCTCATTCCCGGTGTTTGTTGAAACCACCGATCCTACCGGATCTGCCCAGGGCCTTCAGTCCACCGACCCGGAAGCGGACAAGACCCGGTATCACGAAGCCGCCCCCGGCACCATCCTGTACGGCAATCTCAATGAAAAGCCCCATGTGTTGAAATCCGACCGCCCCGGCGGGTCGTTTGACTCTTTTGTGGAACGGATCCTGCGGGCCATCGGCGCGTCCATCGGCATGCCGTATGAGGTGATTGCCAAAGATTTTTCCAAAACCAATTATTCCTCTGCCCGGGCCGCGCTCCTGGAAGCCTGGCGGGTGTTTGGCATGTATCAGAAATGGCTGGTGGATGGGTTTTGCCAGCCGGTGTGGCGCATGGTGATCGAGGAAGCCTGGCTGCGGGGTATGATCACGCTGCCCAAAGGATCGCCTGATTTTTACGATGCCATGCACGCCTACACCCGGGCTGACTGGATCCCGCCGCGCAAGGGCAATGTGGATCCGCTCAAAGAGATCAAGGCCAATATCCTGGCGATTCAGCACAACATTGCCACCCTGGCCGGCGTGACCGCGGAGATGGGCGGCGGGGATTATGAAACCAACCTGCACCAGCGCTCTTCTGAACGGGGTCTGGAAAAAGATCTGGACGTGATCCCGCCGGCGGACGCGGCAGCCATTCTTTATGAACCTGATGAGCCGGAACAGGAGCTACCCCATGCCACCGGAAATTAATACAGACGTTGACATTTTGTCCGCCCCCTGGGCCATCACCCCGGGCGCTCTGGAGAGAATCGCCCACCTGGTTTACCAGGGCCGGGACCCGGTGGCTGAATCCGGCGAGGCCGGCGCAGCTGCCGGGATTGAATCCGGAGATGACGTGGACCTGGACATTCGGAACCACATTGCCGTGATCAGCATCACCGGGTCGTTGTACCGGTGGAGTTACCACCGGATCCGGCGGGAGGTGGCAGCCGCGGTCAAGGACCCGTCGATCCGGGCCATTTGCCTGCTTTTGGATTCCCCCGGCGGGCTGGTGTCCGGGTGCAAGGAGCTGGGGGATTTTTTGTTTGATGCCGGCAAACAGAAACGCATCTATGCCTATGCAGACGGGCAGATGTGTTCCGCTGCCTACTGGCTGGCATCGGTGGCCCGGGATATCTCCGCTCCCCAGACCGCGGCCGTGGGCAGCATCGGTGTCCGGACCCTGCACATTGACTGGTCAAAATGGAACCAGGACATGGGCCTGGCCTTCACCCATCTGGCGGCAGGCGAATACAAAGCCCTGGGCAATGAGGACGAACCCTTGAACAAAAAAGCCCGGGCCTATTTTCAGGAAAAACTGGACACCCTTTACAGCATCTTTATCGATGCCGTGGCCAGAAATCGCCGGGTGTCCACAGAAAAAGCACAGGGCATGGCAGACGGAAAAGTATTTCTGGCGGATCAGGCCCTTGAGCTGGGCCTGATCGACCGGATCGACCAGGATTTTGAAACCTATTTTTCATCAATTTTAAAGAAGGAGAAGATCATGGATCTTGAAACTTTGAAGCGGGACCACCCGGACCTGTACGGCCAGGTGCTGGATCAGGGCAAACAGGCGGAGCGGGCGGAGACAGAACAGAAAATCAAGGACGCGGTATCCATCGCTGTGACAGGCGAGTCGGACCGGGTCCTGGGCCTGGCATCCGCAGTCATGGGAGAAGAGGCCGCCGAAAGCTTTACCCAGGTGGTGAAGTCCGGGGCCAGTGTCGAGCAGGTCCAGGCCCTCAAGGGCATTTTCGTCCCGGCCGCTGCCGGCCATGATGACGGAGAAGGCAATGACGGCGACGACGCCGCCGGCAAAGGCACCAGCCGATCCGCTATCCTGGCCGCGCTCCAGCAGGGACACTCCCAGGGCGTGAACCCCCAGAAAGGCCGGGATTCCACCGCAGACCATGGCAGTCAGGGCGACATCGAAAAACAGGCATCAGAATATGTCCGCCTCCTGACTTAACACTTAAAACTGAACACTTAAAACTTTCATATAAAAGGAGCGCAACACCATGGCACAAAATTTTGGAATGACCGAGCGGACCTTTGAGGACCGCATGTTTGTGGGGGACCATCCCCCGGTATTTTTGCCCGGGACCCTGTCCGGCGGCAGTCATGTGTCCGGCACGGTGTGCGGGATACTGACGGCTTCCGGCAAAAAGGTGCAGCTGGACCCGGATGAAGCAGCCGTGGCTGCCCAGGGCACCATTTCGATGATCGGCATCGCAGTGGCGGATGAAACCTTTGTGATCGATGACCAGACCTTTACCTGGAAAGCAGCCAGGGGCGGAACCGGAGAGGTGACCATCGGCGCAGATGCTGCTGCCGCGGCCGCCAACATTGTCACGGCCGTGACCGCGGATCTCACCACCGTGGTCGCCGAACAGGCCGGAAACGACGTGGTGATCACGGCAGCCGTTGCCGGTGCTGACGGCAACGCTATAGTGCTGACAGAAGATTCCACCAACATGACCGTGGACGGTTCCGGGACCCTGGGCGGCACCACCGAGGGCCGGGCCATCAATGGGTCCCAGGAAGCCGCCTGCATCCTGCTGGGGGATGTGGATGCCAGCGAAGATGATGAACCGGCCGTGTTCATGGAGCACGGCGTGGCCATCGATCATTACCTGACCTGGCCGGACGAAATCACGGAAAACCAGAAAGCCGCCGCCATCGCCGAGCTCAAGGCAATCGGCATTTACGTGAAATAATTCTTTGCAACCGGGACGTTGCGGGGATGCACATTAAAACCAACATAAACAAGGAGACATGACATGAGTTTGGAAATACCTGATCTTGACTGGAGGGTCCAGACCCGGGCAATCGAGCAGATCCCGACACCGCCCCGGATGCTGCAGGACCTGGTGTTCAAGGAAGAAAACACCCACGAGACCGACACCGTGGAAGTGGACATTGAAAAGGGCGGCCGTAAAATGGCCCCGTTCATCACCGACCTGGAAGGCGGGGTGGTGGTCAAGGGGACCTCCCGGTCTTCCCGCGTGGTGAAAACCCCGCGGATCCGGCCCAAACATCCTATGACCGCCAAAGACCTGCTGGGCCAGCGCGGCCCCGGCCAGATCTATTATGCCGGCGGGATCACGGACATCATGGCGGCCCGGAAAAAGAAGATCGCCACGGAACAGCGGAACCTGAAGATGCTCATCGATACCCGTAAAGAATGGATGTGCGCCCAGGCCCTGACCGGGACACTGGCGGTCTCCCAGGACAATATCGCGTTTCAGGTGGATTACCTGATGCCCGATGCCCACCAGATCACCCTGACCGGCGATGACAAGTGGTCGGCCACCGACACGGCCAAGCCCAGAAACCAGGTCAAGACCTGGTCACAGATGATGATCAATGCCCTGGGGTTCGGCCCGGACCTCATGATCTGCGGCACAGATGCGGCAGAAAAATTGTGGACCCTGGTGGAAAATGACAAAGCGTTTGATGCCAGGCGCCTGTCCGCCGGGGAATTCACCTGGAAAGCCACCTCCAACTACATGGGTAACCTGGGCGGCATCGATGTGTACTCATATGGATCCGTGTATGAGGATGCGGCCGGAGACGACCAGAACCTGATCCCCGCCAACAAGATCTATCTGATCGCTTCCATGGCCCGGTTCTCCATCGAGTACGGCATCATCCTGGATCTGGATGCGGAAGCCCAGGTGGTGGGCCAGATCTTCTCCAAGGCCTGGCTGGAAAAAGATCCGTCCGTGCTCTGGCTCCTGGCGGAATCCCGGCCCCTGCCGGTGCCCTGGCAGCCGGAAGCGATCATCGAAGTTCAGGTGATCGACTGATCTGTTGTCCGGACGGCCTGAAGAAGATCGTTGAATGCCGGGCGGTGGGGTGAACACCCGGCCGCCTTTAAAGCAAAGAGAGGGATTTATGGCAACCAAAAAAATACTGCTCACCCGGACCGCAGTGGTCAAGGGCCGGCACTATCTGCCGGATCCGGACAAGCTCTATGAGTTTGACGCGGAAATTGTGGATGAGCTGGTGGACAAAAATGCCGGGGAACCGGTCATGGACCTGCCCGGCACCCGGCAGGAAAATGATACAGATGATCCGGATCCGGGCCTGAAATCGAACCTGAAAAAAAAGAACAGGTGATGTCAGATGCAATTTTCCGTACTTGAAGTCGCATTGATGGGAGGTCTGTTCACGTCTGTCGGTGCCATTGTGGCGGGCATTATTATCCGGATTCTCAGTGACAAAAAAGAAAAAAACTTTGTCACGTATCCGGAATGTGCGGCCAGACACGCCAGTGACTGCCGGATGAGCGATCAGCTCATTGCCAAAATCGACGAGATGAAGACCGGGCAGGAAAAGTTCCAGGAGTCGGTGGATGCCAAAAACAGCCTGGTGTTCCGGATGCTGCGTTCCATGGTGGTGTATATGGATATCCCACAGGAGCAGAAGGAGCGGATCTTGAACGAAAGGGCCGGTGACTGATAGCGGCCGGACTTCCTGTTGAGAATAAAAACCATTTTATAAGGAGAAGGCAAATGCTTGAAAAATGGCTGAAACATTTCTTTGGTGAAAAAATCCTGTCCTCTTTGATGGGGATTCTGGGTGGTGCCCTGTCCGGGGTGGCCACAGTGGCGGTCACTGGAAACCTGGATCGATCCGCCCTTGTTACCGGTGCTGTCGGCGGGGCTGCAGCTGCCGTCATCGGGGCCGGCGGCAGAATAACAGGTGAAAATAAACCCGGCGGGCAGGGCATCCGTGGGTCAGGGGTCATGCTGGTGTTCATGCTGGTGGCCTGTCTGATGGCTGCCGGATGTGCCGGTACCACCGCCAGGGTAGGGGACGGCCAGGTGGATGCCGTGGAAACTGCCACCATCCGGCTAGCCGTGGGCGCGGCCATGTCTGTCAAACCCGAGACCATTGTCCCGGCGTATGCGGTAACCAAAGCACTTCTGGCGGTCATGGACGGAACGGAGGCCGTCCAGGTCAAGGATCTGGAAAAGGTGCTGGTGGAACAGATCGAGGTCCTGAACTTGACCCCGCTGGAACAGCAGTCCATGGCGGACCTGGTGGGGCTGATCCGGGCGAACATCGAGGCCCGGATCTCCGGCCTGGCCCCGGGCCTGCAGCTGGTGGTGGTTCGGGCGGTCGTGGAGATTGTGCATGACGCGGCATCGGCCCGGCTGAATCTGGTCAAGGCGGGGGTATGACAAACAGCATCTCCATAAACTGGGCCGATTATTTTCCATATCTCCAGCCCCATGAATTTGTATGCAACTGCACACAAAAGTGCGGACTTCAAAACATGACCAAGGAGCATATGGACAGGTTGTATGCTGCCCGAGTGTTTGTGGATAAGGAAGGTGTGAAATTCGATATAATCAGCGGATCACGATGCGGTCCATGGAATCAACACGAAGGCGGTTCTTTTAGCAGCGACCACCTTACCGGGGAGGGGACAGATATTTTTGTGCCTGGCAGCCGGCACCGGTTTTTGATTTTAGAGGCCCTGATGAAAGCGGGGTTCCGGCGAATAGGGATAGGGCGCACTTTTTTACATGCCGGCAGCGCGGGCAGAAATCCACAGGAAGTTTGCTGGCTGTATTAAGCCATAAAAAAAAGAGGTGTCATGACCACGTTTAAAGAACAGATGCAACTCGACCTGGACGTTTTTTTCGATACGTCTGAATTTGCAACGTCAGTCGTATATACCCCCGCTTCCGGCGGTGATGCAGTGACCGTGCCGGCCATTGTGGATTACGGTGCCACCGGACGCATGGACGAAGGCAAGGAAAGTGACGGCTATGTCTGGCGGCTGATGTGCGCCAAGGGTGTGCGGCCGGACTTTGACCGGGGACGGGTCAGAGAAACAGCACTGGTGAAGGTCAGAAAAGACCAGATCCCGGCCCCAGGATACCGGGACACGTTCACCATTGACGGTGAGGTGTGGACCGTCACGGATATCTGGGAGAGATGACCCATGCTTGAGATCTATATGGACGAACGGGGCGAGCTGGCCATTGAAAACATGGAGGCCCTGATCAAGGCGTTCCCGCAGTTTGCGGACCGGGCCACAGCATCGGCCCTGAAATCCGAGGGGTTCCGCCTGAAAAACCTGATCGCCGACGCCATCCGGTCCGGCGGACCGTCCAATGCCAAATGGGATGACCTGAACCCTCATACCGGCGTATTGTCCCGGAAGCGGGGCAAAGGCGGCCGTGAACGGACCGTCAAAAATTACCGCATGGTGTGGAAAGGCGAGAAAGGCAGCAAGCGCCGGGTCCGTCAGTACAAGGATGTCATGCTGTCCACCCGGACCAAACCTCTGGCCCGGCTGGCCGGGGCCGTGCGGTACAACTATGACAAGGACCTGGAAGCGGTCAGCATCGGATTTATTCAGAACCGCGGCGTGTCGGACAGCATGCTCAGCCTGGCCCGGCTGCACGCCAAAGGCGAAAAGACCCGGGTCACCCCCCGGATGCGCAAGATGATGTTTGCCCTGGGGTTCCCCATCAAAAAAACCACCACCACTTTGGAAACCCCGGCCAGGCCGGTCATCGATCCGGTGTTCCGGGCGGAAAAAGACACCATCCCGAAGAACATTGAACAGAAATTTCTGGCCGCCATCCGGCGGTACATGGAGGCAAAAGAAAAATAATGACCACGTCCCTGCAGCTGATCGAACAGATCCGGACCGCCCTGGCAAATGACACGGCTGTCACCGCCTGGTGCGTGGAGCATTTCGGCAAACCCCACACCGTGTTCATCGATGTGGATGAACGCCACCCGCCGGATCCTTCCACCGATTACCCGGCCATTGTCGTGACCGGGCTGAGCCAGGTCCGGGGAGACTCACACCGGGATCTGGCCTGGGAACTGGAAATCGGGGTCGGCGTGGTCAATGAAGAAATCGTGGAATCCGGCAACACAAAGACCATGACCGGGTTCTGCCAGGCCGAGACCCTCCGGGAGCTGGCGGAAAACGCCATTTACCGGGCCGGTATCGGCAGCGTAACCACCCGGGCCGAATCCGGATCCGCCAGTTTTTTCCCGCTGTTCATCAGCGGGTCGGTAATTCCCATTACGCAACTCAAATCCACCCGGCGGGCAATGCCGGTATAATCACTGAAAAGGAGTATCACCATGTCAAATCTGACTTCCAACCCCGCAAATATTCGGTTCAACGGCACCGGCCGGGCATATGCCGGGGCCGTGGCCGGCACGTCCTTTGATGACCTGGGCGAGCTGGACGGTATCAACTTCAACGTGGAGGTGTCCACCGAGACGCTCCAGTCCACCCGGAACGCGGCCCGGGGGACCATCATCGAGCGCGAGACCGAGCGCAACGCCTCCCTGTCCTTTGGCCTGAGAGAAATGTCCAACAACAACCTGCAAATGGTGCTGCTGGGATCGGCGATCGTGGCAGCCAACCAGGCGGCCGCCGGCGTGTTCCAGGAAGAAAAAACCTTTGTCGATGATCTGTATGTGGATCTGGGCAAGGTCAACGTGTTTGTCACCAAGATCACCGGCGCTATCACCGGCTCCCTGGCGGTGGCGGATGAGGTAACCGGCGCTTTATCCGGAGCCACCGGCAAGGTCGCGTTTGTGGGCACCGGCCATGTGGTGCTGGTCAATGTGTCCGGCACGTTTCAGACGGGCGAGGCGATCGAAGAGACCGCGGACACCAATTATATCACGCCCACCGGCATTGAAACAGAAGAAGATGTGTGTATCACATCCGCTGCCGGAGACGTGCGGCGCGCCCAGGGCACCGATTACACCATCGATCCGGATTACGGGTACGTGCGTCAGCTGTCCACCGGGGATATGACCGGCACAGACGTGGTGTCCTATGATCACGAAGCCGTGGACATCGACTATCTTCACGGCATGTCTGCCGGATCGGTGGAGAAGAAAATCATCTTTGTCACGGATAAGGACGACCAGGGCCCCCGGTTCCGGTACACGTTCCACAAGGTCCAGATCAGCCTGTCCGGCGAGTTCCCCCTGATCGGTGACGGGGCCTCCGTGCTCCAGGTGTCCGGGTCGGTGCTCAAAGATACCACACAGTCATCCGGCCAGGAATACTTTAAAAAGGAAATGATGTTCTAAAGGAGGTGACGGTTGATACGGAAAAAAACCATGACGGTTGACGGCCGGGAAGTGATTGCCATGGAACTGACGGTGGCGCAGATCCGGGACCTGATGGATCAGTTAGACAAAGAATCCGGCAGTGTGGATGTCATTGATCTGATGTTTGCCGGCCGTATTCCGTTTGATGCGGTCAAAGCATCCACCGGACTGGATGCAGAGGGCCTTTCTATGTTCTCTCCGTCCGAGCTGGATCAGATCATCAAGGGGGTGGAGGACATCAACCCTTTTTTTGCCAACATGATCACCCGTCTGTCAAAGATGGGGGAAAAAATCATCCGCGAGCGGACCTCGACACCGTTGTCTGCCGATTGATCATGTTGGGGCACCACCGGGTGTTTGACTATGGGTGGTCGTTTTTCAGGACGGCAGTGAATGAGGCGGTGAACGCCATGTCTCAGGAGGGCGGGAATATCCAATGAGCAGCAACATTGATATCAAAATAAAGGCCAGCACCCAGGGCACGGAAGAAGTCAAAAAGCTGGAAAGCCAGTTGTCTGCCCTAGGCAAGATCGAGGCGTTCAAAAAGCTGAAAAAAGATCTCGAAGCCAGCCGGGGGGCCTGGAAAACCGCCCAGGCGGAAGTGGCCCGCCTGGCCCGGGAGATGGCCGACTCTGAAAAGCCCACCAAAGCGCTGTCCAACCGGTTCAATGCAGCCAAAAAAGAAGCCGCCGGACTGAAAACTCAGTTTGTGCAGAACCAGCAATCTTTGCACAAGCTCCGGGGGTCCCTGACCCGGGCCGGTGTTGACACCAAAAATCTGAACGCGGAGCAGAAAAAACTGGCCCTGGCCGTGGCCAAAAGCCGGGCCGAGATGTCCCAGGCCGCCAAAATAAACGCGGCCATGGGCATGCTCAACGTCCGGCCGTTCAAAGACATCCAGGGCGAAATCAAGGCCACGGAAGCGGCATATGTCCGGCTCAAACAATCCGGCAAGCTCAGCATGACCGAGCTGTACGAGGCCAAGCTGGGCATGAAAACAAGGATTGCCGAACTCAGGGCTGAAACTAATGGATGGGCCACCGCCATCACCAGCGCCCGGGCCGGTATGGCATCCCTGATCGGTATCGGGTATGCGGCCATACGGTCGTTTTCCGGGTACAGCGGGTTTGCCCAGCGTATGGCCGAGGTGAACACGCTTTTGGATGTGTCAGAGACGCGGTTCAAATCCCTGTCGGATGAAATCGTTGACCTGTCCACCCGGATCCCCCAGACCGCTGCGGAACTGGCGGCCGCTGAATATGATATCATTTCCGCAGGCGTGGCCCTGGAAGAATCTGCCAGGGTGCTGGAACTGTCCGGCAAGGCGGCCGTGGCCGGGGTGACCGACACAAAGACCGCCGTCACGGCCGGGGTGGGCGTGATAAATGCCTACGGCAAGGAGATCAGCGACCTGGATGAGGTCTATGATATTTTGTTTCAGACAGTGAAATCCGGCGTCACCACCTTCCCGGAGCTGTCGCAGCAGATCGGGAATGTGCTGCCCACGGCCCGGGCCGCCAATGTTGAGTTCACCGAAGTGGCCGCCGCCATTGCGGCCCTGACCAAAGCGGGGATCCGGACCCCCCAGGCGGCCACCGCCATGAAGGGGGCCATCAACGCCATGGCGGCCCCGACCCCGGAAGCCAAGAAAAAATTTGATGAACTGGGCATCACCTGGCAGGGCCTGATCCCCACGCTGGAGGCGATCCGGGAAAAAGGGCTGTCCGTTGATCAGATGCGGTTTTTGATACCGGATGTGGAAGCCAGGACCGGGGTGTTGTCGTTGACGCAGAACATGGATGATTTCCGGCAGATCCTGGAAAACATGACCGTGTCCGCCGGGTCCATGACCGAAGCGTTCGACAAAATGAAAGATACTCCGGAAAACCAGATCAAACTGTTCGGAAATGAAATAGCAAAGATTACAAAAAAAATCGGCAGCATGGTGGCCACGGGGTTGCTCCCGGCGCTGAAGGGGGTTCGGTTGTTAATGGATGCCATTGAGGAGACCGATCCCGTCACCAAAACCCTGATTGCCACCATGGCCACGGGCGTGGCCGGGTTTGTGTTGTGGAAGATCGGGCTTGGGTCCATTGTTTTCGGCCTCCAGGGAATGGTGGTTCAGGCCGCCGCCGCATCCAAAAGCCTGTTGACCGTTGCCGCTTCTTCCACCCTGGCCGGTGCCGCGTTGAAAGCCGGGATTGCGGCCGGGGCAGTGTACGGGGTCTATCAGATCGGCAAGTTCATCAAAGTGGCTTATGACACCAAAAAGGCGGTAGAGAGCGCCCGTAAAGCCCAGGAGGACCTGTTCCGGTCCACGGACCGGGTCATGCAGCAGTATGATGAATTCAAAGACATCCGGCTGCCGGAGAACATCACCGGCCGGGCACCGGAAGAACTATCTGACCTGAGAAAAGAATTGCAGCGGGCAAAAGCCTACTGGGTGGCCCTGCAGCAGTCTCTGATGTCCAAGGCGGATGAGACCACGTTTCTGGGCAACGCCACCGAAGAAGCCAAGGCGGCCCAGAAAGAACTGAAAACCTTGAACCATCGCCTGGCCGAAGTCAACACCGATCTTGCGCGCCTCAAGGACGCCGGGGCCGCCGCCGGCGATGGCATGAAAGAACCGGCCGAAGCCATCAAGGCCACCGCTGACCAGCTGGAAGACTTTGAAAGCCAGGCAAAAAAAGCCTATGAATCCGCCCGGGATCAGGCACAGAAGTATGCCCAGGAGGTGATCTCATGGGAGGAAAAAATCAAATATGCCCGGCTGTCCACCGCCGATCAGATCCGGGCCCTGGAGCGAAAAGGCCTGTCCGACCAGGAGCAGTGGAATGACAAGCGCCTCCAGGCGGAAGAAAAAATGGCGGCCGCCCGCCAGGCCATGCGGGAAAAAGATTATGAGCTGGCCAAACGCCTGGCCGATGAATCCCGGTCCCTGTATGCGGACCTGGCCACAGAGGTCCGGGAGGAAAAAGACGGCGAAAACGTGGTGGTCAAGTCCATCGATGACACCAAGCGCATTGCCGTGGCCGGCATCAAAGAGGTGGGAGCGTTTGTAGAGCAGCTGTACCAGACACAAAAAGAATCCGCTGAAAAGTCCCAGGCCGAATGGGAAGCCGCTGCCGACCAGATAGAGGAAAAACTGGAATGGGTGGCCCGGGCCAGGGAAGCGGAGGTGTCCATTGAGCTGTCCAACCTGGCAGACGCCCAGAATGCCATCAACAACCTGACCAAAGATGAAACCAAGCACATCACCGTGGTGGTCACGGAGCGGGTCCAGAGGGAAGAAGCCAGGGCCACTGGCGGCGGGGTTGGCATGAACCGGGGCGGCCGTCTGCCGGGATTCGGGGGCGGGGATCGGATCCGGGCCTTGCTGGAGGCGGGCGA encodes the following:
- a CDS encoding major capsid protein, coding for MSLEIPDLDWRVQTRAIEQIPTPPRMLQDLVFKEENTHETDTVEVDIEKGGRKMAPFITDLEGGVVVKGTSRSSRVVKTPRIRPKHPMTAKDLLGQRGPGQIYYAGGITDIMAARKKKIATEQRNLKMLIDTRKEWMCAQALTGTLAVSQDNIAFQVDYLMPDAHQITLTGDDKWSATDTAKPRNQVKTWSQMMINALGFGPDLMICGTDAAEKLWTLVENDKAFDARRLSAGEFTWKATSNYMGNLGGIDVYSYGSVYEDAAGDDQNLIPANKIYLIASMARFSIEYGIILDLDAEAQVVGQIFSKAWLEKDPSVLWLLAESRPLPVPWQPEAIIEVQVID
- a CDS encoding S49 family peptidase, giving the protein MPPEINTDVDILSAPWAITPGALERIAHLVYQGRDPVAESGEAGAAAGIESGDDVDLDIRNHIAVISITGSLYRWSYHRIRREVAAAVKDPSIRAICLLLDSPGGLVSGCKELGDFLFDAGKQKRIYAYADGQMCSAAYWLASVARDISAPQTAAVGSIGVRTLHIDWSKWNQDMGLAFTHLAAGEYKALGNEDEPLNKKARAYFQEKLDTLYSIFIDAVARNRRVSTEKAQGMADGKVFLADQALELGLIDRIDQDFETYFSSILKKEKIMDLETLKRDHPDLYGQVLDQGKQAERAETEQKIKDAVSIAVTGESDRVLGLASAVMGEEAAESFTQVVKSGASVEQVQALKGIFVPAAAGHDDGEGNDGDDAAGKGTSRSAILAALQQGHSQGVNPQKGRDSTADHGSQGDIEKQASEYVRLLT
- a CDS encoding phage portal protein, whose product is MTGNPPVLYGPDNRPLPPAGPNPFGSYEVSRTAAGLRGTLSNWLVARNTKYSARRERQVVADRAEDLAANDTHAASSIDSITVNTVGTGLMPQSRPNAKVLGWTDEESREFQAQAEWAWHIWQGESDAAGRLTFWQNTLVALRTLLVKGEFFRLPLMIDAPGRTFSLSLQSVDPLRVYTPNDFTWKNNIKDGVEFGRYGEAVAYWIANPDDGFVSMDLPSANFSRTPARVGHRPGAIHTFVSKSEEQNRGVSVLAPSMKFFKDLNDYLDFELVGAIIASSFPVFVETTDPTGSAQGLQSTDPEADKTRYHEAAPGTILYGNLNEKPHVLKSDRPGGSFDSFVERILRAIGASIGMPYEVIAKDFSKTNYSSARAALLEAWRVFGMYQKWLVDGFCQPVWRMVIEEAWLRGMITLPKGSPDFYDAMHAYTRADWIPPRKGNVDPLKEIKANILAIQHNIATLAGVTAEMGGGDYETNLHQRSSERGLEKDLDVIPPADAAAILYEPDEPEQELPHATGN
- a CDS encoding RES domain-containing protein, yielding MERLCCIDCFTYNSVKKYIIESGLGENYCDFCQKKSPYCIEPSELADMFHCLIDLYDDVNDFLPTSILEGYEGYTIVERLLQEWEPFTIDTFDAAEDLLSSIFGRPHIKYGGGIDTDSWVENKDEYWGISEEFNTKLTKEWEEFCDELIYKNRFFPSTCPNLKMLCSSNILNTCYPKGQKFYRARVCREPKKIEPKKMGAPPINCSKNGRANPKGIPYLYLASDLYTAIYEIHPNINSFITIGVFKAIDELSIFDLTSPRIEDPLVHGYDLANIIQNLAFFRMLGDQLSIPIDKENTDLQYIPSQYLCEFIKNEGYDGIAYKSSIGKGHNVALFQNTKTKCTRSYLYKIDANPEKINKY
- a CDS encoding DUF6148 family protein — protein: MARYTLERINQKIALWEAADDAVSTGQQYSMGGRTLTRADADYIDKKLDRLYAEKDRILNRTGRIVAMQGRVAR
- a CDS encoding D-Ala-D-Ala carboxypeptidase family metallohydrolase, whose product is MTNSISINWADYFPYLQPHEFVCNCTQKCGLQNMTKEHMDRLYAARVFVDKEGVKFDIISGSRCGPWNQHEGGSFSSDHLTGEGTDIFVPGSRHRFLILEALMKAGFRRIGIGRTFLHAGSAGRNPQEVCWLY
- a CDS encoding head decoration protein; the encoded protein is MAQNFGMTERTFEDRMFVGDHPPVFLPGTLSGGSHVSGTVCGILTASGKKVQLDPDEAAVAAQGTISMIGIAVADETFVIDDQTFTWKAARGGTGEVTIGADAAAAAANIVTAVTADLTTVVAEQAGNDVVITAAVAGADGNAIVLTEDSTNMTVDGSGTLGGTTEGRAINGSQEAACILLGDVDASEDDEPAVFMEHGVAIDHYLTWPDEITENQKAAAIAELKAIGIYVK